The following proteins are encoded in a genomic region of Capra hircus breed San Clemente chromosome 16, ASM170441v1, whole genome shotgun sequence:
- the MAP1LC3C gene encoding microtubule-associated proteins 1A/1B light chain 3C encodes MQTPQRSPSLRPFKQRKSLAARREEVAGIRVKFPGKIPVIVERYPREKFLPRLDKTKFLVPQELTMTQFLSVIRSRMVLGATEAFYLLVNNKSLGSMNLTMAEIYRDYKDEDGFVYMTYASQEMFGCLGSAAPEDGSTLGEDRPCHPL; translated from the exons ATGCAGACTCCACAGAGAAGCCCAAGCCTCAGACCTTTCAAGCAGAGGAAGAGCTTAG cagccagAAGAGAGGAAGTTGCTGGAATCAGAGTGAAGTTCCCTGGCAAGATCCCG GTGATAGTGGAGCGCTACCCCAGGGAGAAGTTCCTGCCCCGGCTGGACAAGACCAAGTTCCTGGTCCCACAGGAACTGACCATGACCCAGTTCCTCAGCGTCATTCG gagcCGCATGGTCCTAGGGGCCACTGAAGCCTTTTACTTGCTGGTGAACAACAAGAGCCTGGGAAGTATGAATTTGACCATGGCAGAGATCTACAGGGACTACAAGGATGAGGATGGCTTTGTCTACATGACCTATGCCTCCCAGGAGATGTTTGGCTGCTTGGGATCAGCAGCCCCCGAGGATGGGAGCACCCTTGGGGAGGACAGGCCCTGCCATCCTCTCTAG